The following proteins come from a genomic window of Novosphingobium sp. P6W:
- a CDS encoding GMC family oxidoreductase, protein MKEVDFNGGDAAADVVIVGSGVVGALIADQLAGEGHAVLVLEAGPRLNRADVVENWRNFSFERRAGNDFQGPYPQSPHATAPLYWPANDYIHLTGPDAKGFKQGYIRAVGGTTWHWAASCWRHLPVDLTMQSTYGVGRDWPISYDDLEPYYCRAEEAMGVSGPHDPARQSPPERSRPYPSDMVPWGHGDTTFAEVVNPHGYNLVPIPQGRMVKPWNDRPACCGNNNCQPICPIGAMYNGIHSVESAERKGARVLAESVVYKIDTDENNRITAVHWYDADKVSHKATGKTFVIACNSVETPRLLLLAANAQNPRGIANSSDQVGRNMMDHSGFHCTFLADRPIWLGRGPAQSSCMVGPRDGAFRSEYSANKIILNNISQIHAATKKALSMGLVGEALDTEIRRRAAHGVDLSISLEPLPNPANRLTLSKTRRDGLGLPSPDIEYELGDYARKGYDKACEQLEHIGKLFNAEEFHITTDLNANNHIMGGVIMGADKRDSVVDGDCRTYDHANLWLPGGGAIPSASVVNSTLTMAALGIRAADSISRDLAA, encoded by the coding sequence ATGAAGGAAGTTGATTTCAACGGCGGCGATGCTGCCGCAGACGTCGTCATCGTCGGGTCCGGCGTGGTCGGCGCGCTGATCGCGGATCAGCTCGCAGGTGAAGGCCATGCCGTGCTCGTGCTGGAGGCCGGGCCCCGCCTCAACCGCGCAGACGTGGTGGAAAACTGGCGCAACTTCAGCTTCGAACGGCGGGCGGGCAACGATTTCCAGGGGCCCTATCCGCAATCCCCCCATGCCACCGCGCCGCTATATTGGCCGGCCAACGACTACATCCATCTGACCGGACCCGACGCCAAAGGCTTCAAGCAGGGCTACATTCGGGCAGTCGGCGGGACGACCTGGCACTGGGCGGCGTCCTGCTGGCGCCACCTGCCTGTCGACCTGACCATGCAGTCCACTTACGGCGTGGGCCGCGACTGGCCGATCAGCTACGACGATCTCGAACCCTACTATTGCCGCGCCGAGGAGGCGATGGGGGTCTCCGGTCCTCACGACCCGGCCCGCCAGTCCCCGCCGGAGCGCAGCCGGCCCTATCCTTCCGACATGGTACCCTGGGGTCATGGCGACACCACGTTCGCCGAAGTGGTGAACCCGCACGGCTACAACCTGGTGCCGATCCCGCAGGGCCGCATGGTGAAGCCCTGGAACGACCGCCCGGCCTGCTGCGGTAACAACAACTGCCAGCCGATCTGCCCGATCGGGGCGATGTACAACGGCATCCACTCGGTGGAATCGGCGGAGCGCAAAGGCGCCAGGGTCCTGGCAGAATCCGTCGTCTACAAGATCGACACCGACGAGAACAACCGCATCACCGCCGTCCACTGGTACGATGCCGACAAGGTCAGCCACAAGGCGACGGGCAAGACTTTCGTCATCGCCTGCAACAGCGTGGAAACCCCGCGCCTGCTCCTGCTCGCCGCGAACGCGCAAAATCCGCGCGGGATCGCCAACAGTTCCGATCAGGTCGGGCGCAACATGATGGACCATAGCGGCTTTCACTGCACGTTCCTGGCCGATCGCCCGATCTGGCTGGGCCGGGGGCCTGCCCAGTCCAGCTGCATGGTTGGCCCGCGCGACGGGGCTTTCCGGTCCGAATATTCGGCTAACAAGATCATCCTCAACAACATCAGCCAGATTCACGCCGCGACCAAAAAAGCGCTGTCGATGGGGCTGGTGGGCGAGGCGCTCGACACCGAGATTCGCCGCCGCGCCGCGCACGGCGTCGACCTGTCGATCAGCCTCGAGCCGCTGCCGAACCCCGCCAATCGGCTCACCCTGTCGAAGACCCGGCGCGACGGGCTGGGCCTGCCGTCCCCGGACATCGAGTACGAACTGGGCGACTATGCCCGCAAGGGATACGACAAGGCCTGCGAGCAGCTTGAACACATCGGCAAGCTGTTCAACGCCGAAGAATTCCACATCACCACCGACCTCAACGCCAACAACCACATCATGGGCGGCGTCATCATGGGCGCCGACAAGCGCGATTCGGTGGTCGACGGCGATTGCCGGACATACGATCATGCGAACCTGTGGTTGCCGGGGGGCGGGGCGATCCCCTCGGCCAGCGTCGTCAACTCCACCCTCACCATGGCGGCGCTGGGCATCAGGGCAGCCGATTCCATCTCGCGGGACCTCGCGGCATGA
- a CDS encoding cytochrome c, with amino-acid sequence MKARTVLAGMLLALALPIAAQAQPANAQTPPAALPRFTPQDVERGRYLATAGDCAACHNAPQAEGKGDNNGSAETGEMAGGYPIVSPLGSIYSTNITPSRSHGIGAYSEAEFSRALREGVRRDGARLYPAMPYTSYSGLTDADVHALYAYFMSAVRPIDRAAPATSLPFPFNIRTSMRFWNALFLKGGPAQADPGHDAQWNRGRYLAETLGHCSTCHSPRGFLMEEKSSAAFSGGPLGAWYAPNITSDKVSGIGGWSKQEIAQYLQTGHVPGKAQAAGDMAEAVTHSFSRMTRSDVDAIAAYIAAVPAVHDAGDKQPAYSYGKPGTFEADIRGTQEAKGRQEGARLYSGLCAACHGRDGDGSPDGVIPSLYHNSTVGASRSNNLVAVILHGVDRTVGDQHVMMPGFGERSFVQPLTDHQIASLATFLRGAFGPGGDVTEKQVAVASAQSSLSMILLMARTGLVLAALVLIGIVGWRLRRPKRLPAGQHLS; translated from the coding sequence ATGAAGGCCCGGACCGTCCTCGCGGGCATGTTGCTCGCTTTGGCCCTGCCAATCGCCGCGCAGGCCCAACCTGCCAATGCGCAAACGCCGCCTGCCGCGCTGCCGCGCTTCACCCCGCAGGACGTCGAGCGCGGCCGCTATCTCGCGACCGCCGGTGACTGCGCCGCCTGCCACAATGCCCCGCAAGCCGAGGGCAAGGGCGACAACAACGGCAGCGCTGAAACGGGCGAAATGGCCGGCGGCTATCCGATCGTCTCTCCATTGGGCAGCATCTATTCCACCAACATCACCCCGTCGCGCAGTCACGGTATCGGCGCCTATTCCGAAGCGGAATTCAGCCGCGCCTTGCGCGAAGGCGTGCGCCGAGACGGTGCCCGCCTTTATCCGGCAATGCCTTATACCTCCTATTCCGGGCTGACCGACGCGGACGTTCATGCGCTTTACGCCTATTTCATGAGCGCGGTCCGCCCGATCGACCGCGCCGCGCCGGCTACCAGCCTGCCGTTTCCCTTCAACATCCGCACCTCCATGCGCTTCTGGAACGCGTTGTTCCTGAAGGGCGGGCCGGCGCAGGCAGACCCGGGCCACGATGCACAGTGGAACCGAGGCAGGTATCTGGCGGAAACACTGGGCCACTGCTCCACCTGTCACAGCCCGCGCGGCTTTCTGATGGAGGAAAAAAGCAGCGCCGCCTTTAGCGGTGGCCCGCTCGGCGCATGGTACGCGCCCAACATCACTTCCGACAAGGTGAGCGGCATCGGTGGCTGGTCGAAGCAGGAAATCGCGCAGTACCTTCAGACCGGACACGTCCCGGGCAAGGCGCAGGCCGCCGGTGACATGGCCGAGGCCGTGACCCACAGCTTTTCGCGCATGACCCGCTCCGACGTGGACGCCATCGCCGCCTACATTGCCGCCGTGCCTGCCGTCCATGACGCGGGCGACAAGCAGCCCGCCTATAGCTATGGCAAACCGGGCACATTCGAAGCCGACATTCGCGGCACGCAAGAGGCAAAGGGCCGGCAGGAAGGAGCCCGCCTCTACAGCGGCCTGTGCGCTGCCTGCCACGGCCGTGACGGTGATGGGTCGCCGGACGGCGTGATCCCTTCGCTTTATCACAACAGTACCGTCGGCGCCTCCCGCTCCAACAATCTGGTGGCCGTGATCCTGCACGGTGTCGACCGGACGGTCGGCGACCAGCACGTCATGATGCCAGGCTTCGGTGAGCGCTCGTTCGTCCAGCCCCTGACCGACCACCAGATCGCCTCGCTCGCCACGTTCCTGCGCGGCGCCTTCGGCCCCGGCGGTGACGTCACCGAAAAGCAGGTCGCCGTTGCCAGCGCGCAAAGCTCGCTCTCGATGATCCTGCTGATGGCCCGCACTGGGCTGGTCCTCGCCGCGCTTGTCCTGATCGGCATCGTCGGCTGGCGGCTTCGGCGCCCTAAAAGGCTACCTGCGGGGCAGCACCTTTCATGA
- a CDS encoding TonB-dependent siderophore receptor, whose product MKRTFGSIRQCALIGVSMIALAPIAALAQAAPQAGPDQAGDVPLSEKEIQEIIVTGTLLRGVAPAGSQTVSLDAQAITSVGANSTAQLLASVPQTASYDSAPIVSAISSSQITINRPNLRNLPGTSGGGSSTLILVDGHRLPGMGVRQTVPDPDAIAPGAIERVEIVLDGGSSIYGADAVGGVINFITRKRFDGIEAKARYGFADDYQSLNADVTVGKTWDTASVYVSYDYAWHDSLYGRDRDYVRRLDYTNGLPFDLTCGAGNVSIGAAVYALPGLTRGTGNRCDVSDARTFYPSEERHSVFAGLSLDSGGPITFDVRAFYMNRVNKGDGGPITATATIAPINPFVPGTVFNPYYRNTGDANSFQAQSVSMDFSSVLGARTSQRTALETWGITPSMSADLGSGWQLRWLGNYGRGRSEVMNQKIDDGTLSTLVLTGNFDPYNLSNPANSAVLPLVSNFLDYGLGKNEMINTRVVVDGSLAHLPGGDVKIAVGGEYSYEKYESRIDGTVSASTVADLPLTNSSRRIAAVFGEVQVPVFGDGNRSAGMYSLSLSASGRYDHYSDFGGTFNPKFGLTYEPLEGVKLRGSWGKSFQAPSLADGADAAPATIFAFPFILFANPAVAPLPGQAQIFLGGGGNNLKPQKAKTWSAGFEIAPPSLPGFVASLNYYNIRFKDLIDIPPVFNPSVFYTLFTGNYVMNPTIAQVNTLASQVPDGLAAVSPYTVTPGQVYSIADGRRTNLAAVNTDGLDFALAYDQSTGFGSVYVQVNGNYVLNRKEQSVAGAAFVDTVKAQTRFIVSSTLGTNIGNLRAQATWRHLGGWNVAPLASNLNQSRIKAYDTINLFAQYDFKGSGLMENLALTFNVDNLFDKDPPPYNGSLNSLDGYAVTSIGRVFQFGISKKF is encoded by the coding sequence ATGAAAAGGACCTTCGGATCCATCCGTCAGTGCGCGCTGATCGGCGTCTCGATGATCGCACTCGCACCAATAGCCGCACTCGCACAGGCCGCGCCTCAGGCTGGCCCGGATCAGGCTGGTGACGTGCCGCTGAGCGAGAAGGAAATTCAGGAGATCATCGTAACGGGCACCTTGCTGCGCGGCGTCGCGCCGGCCGGTTCGCAAACGGTCTCTCTCGATGCGCAGGCGATTACGTCAGTGGGCGCCAACTCCACCGCACAGCTCCTCGCCAGCGTTCCCCAGACCGCCTCGTACGATTCCGCGCCCATCGTATCGGCCATTAGTTCGAGCCAGATCACCATCAACCGGCCGAACCTGCGCAACCTTCCGGGGACGTCGGGCGGGGGATCATCGACCCTGATCCTGGTCGATGGCCATCGCCTGCCCGGCATGGGCGTCCGCCAGACCGTTCCCGATCCTGATGCGATCGCGCCCGGCGCCATCGAGCGGGTCGAGATCGTGCTGGACGGCGGCTCGTCGATCTACGGCGCCGATGCTGTCGGCGGCGTCATCAACTTCATCACGCGCAAGCGCTTCGATGGCATCGAGGCGAAGGCCCGCTATGGCTTTGCGGACGACTATCAGTCCCTCAACGCCGATGTCACCGTCGGCAAGACCTGGGACACCGCCTCGGTCTATGTCAGCTATGACTATGCCTGGCACGACTCGCTTTATGGCCGCGACCGCGATTACGTGCGCCGTCTCGACTACACGAACGGGCTTCCCTTCGACCTCACCTGCGGCGCGGGCAATGTCTCTATCGGAGCAGCGGTCTACGCCCTGCCCGGCCTGACGCGTGGGACCGGCAACCGCTGCGATGTCAGCGATGCCCGCACATTCTATCCCAGCGAAGAGCGGCATTCGGTTTTCGCGGGGCTTTCGCTCGACTCCGGCGGTCCGATCACGTTCGACGTGCGCGCGTTCTACATGAACCGCGTCAACAAGGGTGACGGCGGACCGATCACCGCCACCGCCACGATCGCGCCGATCAACCCCTTCGTCCCCGGCACGGTGTTCAATCCCTATTACCGCAATACCGGGGACGCCAACAGCTTCCAGGCCCAGTCGGTCTCGATGGACTTTTCCTCGGTCCTGGGCGCGCGCACCAGCCAGCGTACAGCGCTTGAGACCTGGGGCATCACGCCGTCCATGTCGGCGGATCTTGGCAGCGGCTGGCAGCTGCGCTGGCTGGGTAACTACGGGCGGGGCCGTTCCGAGGTGATGAACCAGAAGATCGATGACGGTACGCTCTCCACACTGGTGCTGACGGGCAACTTCGATCCCTACAACCTGTCGAACCCCGCCAATTCCGCAGTCCTGCCGCTCGTCTCCAATTTTCTCGACTATGGCCTGGGCAAGAACGAGATGATCAACACCCGCGTGGTCGTCGACGGCAGTCTGGCCCATCTCCCCGGCGGCGACGTCAAGATCGCGGTCGGCGGCGAATACAGCTACGAAAAGTACGAGTCCCGGATCGACGGCACCGTCAGCGCGAGCACGGTGGCCGATCTTCCGTTGACCAACTCCAGCAGGCGCATTGCCGCCGTCTTCGGCGAGGTTCAGGTCCCGGTGTTCGGGGACGGCAACCGCAGCGCAGGAATGTACTCGCTGAGCCTTTCGGCATCGGGACGCTACGACCATTACAGCGACTTCGGCGGGACCTTCAATCCCAAGTTCGGACTGACTTACGAGCCGCTCGAAGGCGTGAAACTGCGCGGGAGCTGGGGCAAATCGTTCCAGGCCCCCAGCCTGGCGGACGGCGCCGACGCCGCACCGGCGACGATCTTCGCCTTCCCGTTCATCCTTTTCGCCAACCCTGCGGTGGCGCCCCTGCCCGGCCAAGCCCAGATCTTCCTGGGCGGCGGCGGCAACAACCTAAAGCCGCAGAAGGCCAAGACCTGGTCGGCCGGTTTCGAGATCGCCCCGCCCTCGCTGCCAGGGTTCGTCGCCTCGCTCAATTACTACAATATCCGGTTCAAGGACCTGATCGACATTCCCCCAGTGTTCAACCCCTCGGTCTTCTACACCTTGTTCACCGGCAACTACGTCATGAACCCGACCATCGCGCAAGTGAACACGCTGGCATCGCAAGTGCCCGACGGGCTTGCGGCGGTTTCCCCTTACACCGTCACGCCAGGACAGGTCTATTCGATCGCGGATGGCCGCCGCACCAACCTTGCCGCAGTCAACACCGATGGCCTGGACTTCGCGCTGGCCTACGACCAGTCCACCGGCTTCGGCTCGGTTTACGTGCAGGTGAACGGCAACTACGTCCTCAACCGCAAGGAGCAATCCGTTGCGGGCGCAGCCTTCGTCGATACGGTCAAGGCGCAGACCCGCTTCATCGTCTCGAGCACGCTGGGAACCAACATCGGCAACTTGCGGGCCCAGGCCACCTGGCGCCACCTTGGCGGATGGAACGTCGCCCCGCTTGCATCGAACCTGAACCAGTCGCGGATCAAGGCCTACGACACCATCAACCTGTTCGCCCAGTACGACTTCAAGGGCAGCGGCCTGATGGAAAACCTAGCGCTGACTTTCAATGTCGACAATCTGTTCGACAAGGACCCGCCGCCATACAATGGCTCGCTGAACTCGCTGGATGGCTATGCTGTCACCAGCATCGGGCGTGTGTTCCAGTTCGGCATCAGCAAGAAATTCTGA
- a CDS encoding sugar dehydrogenase complex small subunit: MDQASDLAFEGAGEISISMTRRAFAIGTAVSLMLAACHGAAPSQADGAADALAVPEDPVFLSLSQAITGHPDLDSVIAARTAQAFRQLFPEVAATFAPLAALARQHPDLTALLDAATPAQREGALAVVAAWYTGTVGTGVTAQAIAYADALMNRPVADALFPPTYQLGGPAWWTAAPPPVDARSHAATPDDAQQTAGKSHV, translated from the coding sequence ATGGATCAGGCAAGTGATCTCGCTTTCGAGGGAGCCGGGGAGATTTCCATCAGCATGACGCGCCGCGCCTTTGCAATCGGCACGGCGGTAAGCCTGATGCTCGCTGCGTGCCACGGAGCCGCGCCGTCACAGGCGGACGGCGCTGCAGACGCTCTCGCGGTGCCCGAGGATCCGGTGTTCCTTTCGCTGTCGCAGGCGATCACCGGTCATCCCGATCTCGACTCCGTGATCGCGGCAAGGACCGCCCAGGCGTTTCGTCAGCTCTTTCCGGAAGTCGCGGCGACGTTTGCGCCGCTCGCCGCGCTGGCCCGCCAGCACCCTGACCTTACCGCCCTGCTGGATGCTGCTACGCCGGCACAGCGCGAAGGAGCGCTGGCTGTCGTCGCCGCCTGGTACACCGGCACTGTCGGCACCGGAGTGACCGCGCAGGCCATCGCCTATGCCGACGCGCTGATGAACCGCCCGGTCGCGGATGCCTTGTTCCCGCCAACCTATCAGCTTGGCGGCCCCGCCTGGTGGACCGCCGCCCCGCCGCCGGTCGATGCCCGCAGCCACGCGGCCACCCCGGATGACGCCCAGCAAACCGCAGGAAAGTCGCACGTATGA
- a CDS encoding LacI family DNA-binding transcriptional regulator: MSDRPITSHDVARLAGVSQSAVSRAFTPGASISPALRAKVKAAATRLGYQPNLLPRMMVQGRSGIIALVIGGAYNPFHAATLEAFSRALQDAGKRIMLVQGESDRALDEVVGELVGYRVDGVVSALSILSQDAADAISAHRIPVVTLNSGIMTDYIHVVEIDNAAAGRAAADMMIARGARRLAYVGADSIASRARQQGYRAAIEAAGLPAPLCLSGDLDHGGGLLAGREMLAASPRPDGIFCVNDLTAIGVIDALRLEGGLVIPADAQVVGFDNIPAARWPAYGLTTIDQNVEIMAKRAVELLEEPVKEARKPTVVDFTFTERCTTRPLP; the protein is encoded by the coding sequence ATGTCTGATCGACCAATAACGTCGCACGACGTGGCAAGGCTGGCGGGCGTATCCCAGTCCGCCGTCTCTCGCGCCTTCACGCCCGGCGCAAGCATTTCTCCTGCCCTGCGCGCCAAAGTTAAAGCCGCAGCAACGCGCCTGGGCTACCAGCCAAACCTGCTACCGCGCATGATGGTGCAGGGCCGCTCGGGCATCATCGCCCTGGTCATCGGCGGCGCCTACAACCCGTTTCATGCCGCGACGCTCGAAGCCTTTTCACGCGCGCTCCAGGACGCCGGCAAGCGGATCATGCTGGTGCAGGGCGAAAGCGACCGCGCCCTCGATGAAGTGGTCGGCGAACTCGTCGGTTACCGTGTGGACGGCGTCGTCAGTGCCCTGTCGATCCTGTCGCAGGATGCCGCAGATGCGATTTCGGCACATCGCATCCCGGTAGTCACGCTCAACTCGGGCATCATGACCGACTACATCCACGTCGTCGAGATCGATAACGCCGCCGCAGGCCGCGCCGCTGCCGACATGATGATCGCGCGCGGGGCGCGGCGCCTCGCCTACGTCGGTGCCGACAGCATCGCATCCCGGGCTCGCCAGCAGGGATACCGCGCCGCCATCGAGGCTGCAGGACTGCCCGCCCCGCTCTGCCTGTCCGGCGACCTCGATCACGGCGGCGGTCTGCTTGCAGGACGGGAGATGCTGGCGGCATCGCCGCGACCCGACGGCATCTTCTGCGTCAACGACCTGACAGCGATCGGGGTGATCGACGCCTTGCGCCTCGAAGGCGGGTTGGTCATTCCTGCCGATGCGCAGGTCGTGGGTTTCGATAACATCCCGGCCGCGCGTTGGCCCGCCTATGGTCTGACCACCATCGACCAGAACGTGGAAATCATGGCGAAACGCGCCGTCGAACTGCTGGAGGAACCAGTCAAGGAGGCCCGCAAGCCGACCGTCGTGGATTTCACTTTCACCGAAAGATGTACCACCCGTCCCTTGCCGTGA
- a CDS encoding ROK family protein, translated as MRLSDQEYNRLLLLKKLRASEPVARTDLVALTGLTGGTITAITADLVNRGIVIEEKVASSSRGRPRVNLRINPSGKYVIGTTATGDGHALTEIVNLRGESLGVSTAKLQTATRIEDLAGQFAAVLENAISGWQVRREDIFRIGVGLPGIVDSRTGSVEQIVTYEPGPCDFGGIVSRALGIPTLVDNNINLLARAEHWYGAGAHAGDFTLINVDLAIGAALYRGGQLISGAHGIASEFGHTKIVPDVGRTCFCGARGCLQAYCSVQAIIEQSCERLGRVPPSYDGMNACFDELLREHAAAEIDIWPVLEQASHYLGIAVANHITMQDPEAVIILGPPVAMMDRLRGTFFAALEQNTFPALRRRTKLHFKFSDKSAYARGAAAMVLEHVYATS; from the coding sequence ATGCGTCTTTCGGATCAGGAATATAACCGTCTGCTCCTGCTCAAGAAGTTGCGGGCGAGCGAGCCGGTCGCCCGTACGGACCTTGTCGCACTGACGGGGCTGACGGGGGGGACGATCACCGCCATCACCGCTGATCTCGTCAATCGCGGCATCGTGATCGAGGAGAAAGTCGCGTCCAGTTCACGCGGTCGCCCCCGCGTCAATTTGCGGATCAATCCCAGCGGCAAGTACGTAATTGGCACAACCGCAACGGGTGATGGCCATGCCTTGACGGAAATCGTCAACCTGAGAGGCGAAAGTCTGGGCGTTTCGACAGCAAAGCTCCAGACGGCAACGCGGATCGAAGATCTTGCCGGGCAATTCGCTGCGGTGCTTGAGAATGCGATATCCGGTTGGCAGGTCCGGCGCGAAGACATTTTTCGCATCGGAGTGGGATTGCCCGGCATCGTCGACAGCCGGACCGGTAGTGTCGAACAGATCGTTACCTACGAGCCCGGGCCATGCGATTTCGGCGGCATCGTTTCACGCGCCCTGGGCATCCCCACTCTGGTCGACAACAACATCAACCTGCTGGCACGCGCAGAGCATTGGTACGGGGCAGGGGCCCATGCCGGTGATTTCACGCTCATCAATGTCGATCTTGCTATCGGTGCAGCGCTCTACAGGGGAGGACAACTGATCAGCGGCGCGCATGGTATTGCTTCCGAGTTCGGGCATACCAAGATCGTGCCTGACGTCGGACGCACCTGCTTCTGCGGGGCCCGTGGCTGCCTTCAGGCCTATTGTTCGGTTCAGGCGATCATCGAGCAATCGTGCGAGCGGCTGGGCCGCGTGCCGCCGTCCTACGACGGCATGAACGCCTGCTTTGACGAGTTGCTGCGCGAACATGCGGCCGCCGAAATCGACATCTGGCCCGTACTCGAACAGGCCAGCCACTATCTGGGCATCGCAGTGGCCAATCACATCACGATGCAGGACCCGGAAGCTGTCATCATCCTGGGCCCGCCGGTGGCGATGATGGACAGGCTGCGCGGCACCTTCTTCGCCGCTTTGGAGCAGAACACGTTCCCTGCCCTGCGGCGGCGGACCAAACTTCACTTCAAGTTTTCGGACAAGAGCGCCTATGCGCGCGGCGCGGCGGCAATGGTCCTTGAGCACGTTTACGCAACCTCGTGA
- a CDS encoding carbohydrate porin has product MKYPGPILALLIGGIPFAAAAQTVNYAADQPVTTAAASPEASPPPAAEPRQPASAQPLDSVKQQPLFGNWGLRKRLAADGVTLNARWVVEPAVNTRGYRGSGLNVVSHLNVGADLDLGKLGIVDHGTVRVIVTDRLGDSTNSARTGAYIQNQAFYGQGKDVRFNELSYEQTFLDSRLSVKAGFYSMGNDFGKLPYTCNFTNNGNCGHPLGPVYSSGWRDDPTGQWGGRIKWSDRSGWYVQAGAYDVATDRNQVGHGFDFGFSGTKGAFFPVEAGYVHGRTPSDYAGTYKITAYYETSRAALQDDAARTKKGRSGAIIQAAQQIWKPTPDTVRGISVFGVATIADKDTGLIPAYYELGSSWRGPLASRPDDILSLSWTKAKINSRLARVEEMDGDEVQTSEELWELNYGTQVAPWLLVRPGIQYVVRPGGYDSRPNTVVFVWHFQATL; this is encoded by the coding sequence ATGAAGTACCCTGGACCGATCCTCGCACTGCTCATCGGCGGCATTCCCTTCGCCGCTGCCGCGCAGACCGTGAATTACGCAGCGGACCAGCCGGTCACCACGGCGGCAGCTTCCCCGGAAGCGTCGCCCCCACCCGCTGCCGAGCCTCGGCAGCCAGCGAGCGCTCAGCCGCTGGACAGCGTCAAGCAGCAGCCACTGTTCGGCAACTGGGGCCTGCGCAAGCGGCTCGCCGCCGACGGCGTGACCCTGAACGCACGCTGGGTTGTCGAACCGGCAGTCAACACGCGCGGCTACCGGGGCAGCGGGCTCAACGTCGTCAGCCATCTCAACGTCGGCGCCGATCTCGATCTGGGCAAGCTGGGGATCGTCGACCACGGCACTGTGCGGGTAATCGTCACTGACCGCCTGGGCGACAGCACGAACAGCGCCCGTACCGGCGCCTATATCCAGAATCAGGCCTTCTACGGCCAGGGCAAGGACGTGCGCTTCAACGAACTGAGCTATGAACAGACGTTCCTGGACAGCCGGCTCAGCGTGAAGGCCGGTTTCTATTCGATGGGTAACGATTTCGGCAAGCTGCCCTACACCTGCAACTTCACCAACAACGGCAATTGCGGACACCCGCTGGGCCCCGTCTACAGCAGCGGCTGGCGCGACGACCCTACCGGACAATGGGGCGGCCGGATAAAGTGGAGCGATCGCAGCGGCTGGTACGTCCAGGCCGGCGCCTACGACGTCGCCACGGACCGTAACCAGGTCGGCCACGGCTTCGATTTCGGCTTCAGCGGCACAAAGGGCGCGTTTTTCCCGGTAGAGGCAGGCTACGTCCATGGCCGCACACCTTCCGACTATGCCGGGACTTACAAGATAACGGCCTATTACGAGACCTCGCGCGCCGCGCTTCAGGACGACGCCGCCCGGACCAAGAAGGGGCGCAGCGGTGCCATCATCCAGGCCGCACAGCAGATCTGGAAGCCCACGCCAGATACCGTGCGCGGCATTTCCGTGTTCGGCGTGGCGACCATCGCTGACAAGGACACTGGCCTAATCCCTGCCTACTACGAACTGGGATCGAGCTGGCGCGGCCCGCTGGCGAGCCGCCCGGACGACATCCTGAGCCTGAGCTGGACCAAGGCCAAGATCAACTCGCGCCTGGCACGGGTCGAGGAAATGGACGGAGATGAAGTCCAGACCAGCGAGGAGCTTTGGGAACTGAACTACGGCACACAAGTGGCGCCGTGGCTGCTGGTCCGCCCCGGCATCCAGTACGTCGTGCGCCCCGGCGGCTACGACAGCAGGCCTAATACGGTGGTATTCGTCTGGCACTTCCAGGCGACCCTGTGA